From the genome of Nicotiana tabacum cultivar K326 chromosome 2, ASM71507v2, whole genome shotgun sequence:
GCGATCAAGCTTTGCGGAAAAAATCTCGGTGAAAGGTAATTGTCTTTCGCACAGTGTTTATAGACTGCTTTAATGAAGATGACTTTAAAACTATTTGGTATAGACGTTCTATAGAAATTTAAGGGAAAAATCATGTGGTTAGAGAAATGGTCGTCGGGTTTTAAACTCGATGAGGATTCCCCTGTTGTAACAGTGTGGGTCCTACTCCCAGGTCTATCTTTCCATTGTCATACTTGACACTATGTCAAGAAAATCCTTAGTCCAGTTGGTATCCGTCTATCCATGGATGTTTCTACTGATTATAGAACCCGACCTAGTATGGCTAAGGTCAGGGTGGAAGTCAATCTCACTAAACCGAAGTTAAATTATGTATGGGTAGGCTAAGAGGATGAAGAGAACCCACTTAAGGGATTTACTCAGAAATTGGAATATGAGAGTGTCCCAAAATTTTGTAGACATTATAAACTTTTAGGACACTCTATAATCCAGTGTAGATTTGCTGAAAAAAAGAATACTGCTGAAGGAGGAGAATCTGCGAAAGAGAGAACAGTAGCTAATACCAACAAGTAGAATGTCCCAAAGGTTACAATTAAAGCTAGAGCAAACAATGTTGAAATAGATAAACCTGGCATTCATAATAAGGCAAACGATGTTGAGGGTTTGGAAGTTGTGAATGCAACACAAATTGAcggaggaaaaaaaaagaagaaaaccaagaagaatgaaaaagaagtGAATCAGATTCCGGAACTCCCACTAACTACTGTTATGGACTCCAGgaaaaataaagaggaaaaaggaaaggtAGCTAAGTCTACATTAGCAAAAATACTAGAAAgaatcaaaaagaagaagaaaaagaagtagaaaatcccccccccccaaaaaagtAAAGTTATCTTTAAACGAGCAATACCCCAAAAGAGTAGTAAGAAACAAGAAGAGGCCAATGGTTCAGTTCATATTAGTAAGGAGGCTAAGAATACCAAAAAGAATAACCAACAGAAAAAACTCACAAGCAATTTGGTGGAAGAGGAGCAtgaaaaatacaattaaaatacCTTCGCTCAAAGAAATGAAGAGTTGACTCAACATACTGAAGACAACCACACTACTAATATTGCTAAAAATATGTATCACATTGAAGAGGAACAACAAGTAGAAGACATAGAATGTGGCAAGGCTCAAAACATTGAAGAGAACCAATTGGCAAAAAGTGAGCAGTACTCCGAGTCAGTCAGTTATACTTCAGAAACAAAAAAACAAGAACCAAGACAACTTTTTGTAGACCTTCCTTGCAGCCAACCTTTGGAGAAGGAAACTCCTACTGTGAAGAGAGTTGCCATGGATATAGAATCTGTGCAAGAAACTACATCTCCTGAATCCATGAGCTCTGAAAGCAGGAATGACAATATAGAGAATACAGTGACAAAGGGAAGGGTAAAAAACAAGCCATATCCACCCTTGTTTTTCATGATTAATACAATCTTTTGGAATATAAGGGGGGTTAGGACAAAGAAAGAAATTCACAAATTAAAATATctcatcaacaataacaagatTGTCTTTGTAGCGATCATGGAACATTTTGCTAGTGAGAACAACATTGAGGGTTACAGGAAGTTTCTGGAATTCCAACATAGGGCTGCCAATTTGAATGGCCAAATATTGTATTTCTGGAACAGTCAATGTGACCCAATTATTGTTGCTaatgatgaacaacaaataaCTTTACACATAAAAGAAAGTATGCATGATAAAGGTTTTTATGTCACTGCAGTTTATGCAAAGTGCACAACTGTAGATAGGAAAGATCTTTGGAGTAGCATAGATAATATTAACATGATCATTGACGGATCATGGTGTGTTGGAGGAGACTTCAATGTTATCATGGACCCAGATGAAAGGTTGGGTGGCAGACCCCAAAGAGCTCACATGAGTTTTGACTTTGTTACAATAATGGAAACTTGCGGTCTCGATGACATTGGTTTCACTGGCCCTAAATTCACCTGGTGAAATAATTGGAGGCCaagaaaaagaatttgaaaaagATTGGATAGAATTTTTGTTAATGATCAGTGGGTACAAGTTTTTCAACATAattatgtgaaatatttggtAAGGACAGGTTCAGACCACAGACCTCTTCTAATGAAATGCCATAGTGATCAGCATGAGATCATTAAGTACTTCAGATTCTTGGATTTCTATACTGAACAACAAGATTTCTTGGAGGTGGTTCAGGGAGTATGGGACATTCATGTTACAGGGAATGCTATGTGGAGACTAATGACTAAACTTCAAGTCCTGGGAAAGAAGCTTAGTCAAGGGTTCGTCTGTTATTTTTCCGGCCCCAGGGGAGTTTATTCGACCCATTCCCCAGTCTCCCGCAGTCCAGGAAAATTGCGGGTGATATCCACTAACAGATTGGTTACTGGGAAGTTAAGGTCCATATACTTGAAGATCTTGATATTCAGTTGAACTATGAGAATAGCAGGGAAGAACTCAATCGGGATCATGTAGAATATACAAAATGGTTGGGTTTACAAGAGTCTCTTTTGAAACAAAAGACTCAAACCAAGTGGTTTCAGAAGGGAGACTACAATACTAAGTATTTTCATTGTGTTCtaagggaaaaaagaagaagattacAACTTCATAGAATAAAGAATAGCAGGGGCATATGGGTCAAGGGGGATAaaaaaattgccaagactcccaCTAAACATTTTGAAAAGCTGTTTAATCTTCCTCAACCTGTGATCAAGCACAATGTACTTAGTTGCATTCTGAGGTGCCTCACTGATTTTGACAATGTAATACTCTCATCTATCCCTGATGAAACTGAAATCAAAAATGTTGTATTCAGTCTAAGTGTAGATAGCAGAGTTGGTCCTAATGACTTCAATGAGACCTTTTTCCAACACTGATGGGAGATAATTAAGAAGGATGTGATTGAGTTTGTCTTGGAATTCTTTAATGGAAAAAATCTCACAAAGTTTTATTCTCACACCTTTAGTTCTTATCCCTAAAGTTGAGTCCCCTTCTAGTTTTTCTGAACTAAGACCAATTAGTCTTAGTAATTTCACTAccaaaattatttccaaaattttgGCAGAAAGACTCAACGTTCTTCTTCCCAATTTGATCTCTGCTAATCAAAGTAGATTTGTTAAAGACAGGCTCAtttcagaaaatattttgttaGCCCAGAAAATCATCCAAAATATTTCCAAAACTAATAGGGGAGGAAATATGGTTATAAAACTAGATATGGCTAAAGCATATGATAAGATGTCCTGGTCATTTATGGTAGAAGTTCTATGAAGATTTGGTTTTGAAGACTATTGGATAGACATGATTTGGAGGATGATCTCAGATGTTTGTTATTCAATCATCATTAATGGCACTAGAAGAGGGTTTTTTTACTTCGTCTCAGGGATTCTAGCAAGGGGATCCCCTTTCCCTCTCTTTATTTATCCTGGCAACAGAGGTCTTATCTAGATCCCTTAATACCCTTCATGAAAATGCTGATTTTGTTTCTTTCACCATGAGCTTCAGAGGCCTTCTTATTAATCACCTAGcatatgttgatgacatagtcATTTTCACCAGTGGCAACAATAGATCAGTCAAACTCATTATGAAGCAGATAAGAAACTATGAAGACTCCTTAGGGCAAAAAATTAATAAAGATAAGAGTTTCTTCCCCACTGATCCAAAGGCTGGGGCACATAGAATAAACAAGATGAGGGAATGCACGGGGTTATGGAAAAAAACTTCCCATTCAATTATCTTGATTGCCCTATATACATAGGAAGGAAGAAACTTGAATATTTTGATGGAATGTTGACTAAAGTGGCCAAAAGACTTAACGGTTGGCAGGGAAAAATGTTGTCTTATGGTGGCAGGGTGGTTTTGATTAAAAGTATCTTGCACTCCTTGCCTTTGTACACCTTGTCAGCTATGAGTCCTCCTAAGGGCACCTTCAACCTACTGAAAAAACACTTGGCTAGATTCTTTTGGGGATCTACTAGTGATAAAACCAAATACCACTAGAGCTCTTGAAAAAATTTATGTCTTCCCAAATATGAGGGTGGTATTGGCATTAGAACCATGGTTGATATTAGTAATATGCTTGCTATGAAAAGGTGGTGGAGACTTCAAAACTCAACCATCGCTATGGGCTTCTTTCCTTAAAGCCAAATATTGTATAAAGTCTCATCCAACCTCTAAAGTTTGGACTTCTGGAGACTCTCATGCTTAGAAACATCTTACTGTAGTTAGGAAGATTGTGGAATTAAATCTCACTTGGAAAGTTAATGCTGGTAACTGCAGCTTTGGGTGGGATAATTGGACAGAGAAAGGCATTTTAGCAACTTTGTTCCCTGATGTAGCTGGTAGTAAAAGGAGCTCTGTTAAGGAGTACATTACAGGAGGTCAATGGAACTTGGAAAAGCTTGGCAGGGTTGATGTACAAACTGTGCAACACATTACCAGTATTAATATTGGAGATCGAAATGAAAATGATTATGCCACTAGAATCCTACAGAAGATGGAAAATACTCCAACAAAGCTGTCTGGGAGATCATAAGATGCAAGAGACAAAAAAATGAAACATGGTACAAATTATGGCACAGATGCATTCCTTTCAAAATTTCCTTCTTGGCCTGGAGATTATATCATGGTAAATTACCTTTTGACGAGACAATTATCAAGTTTGGCAACCAGTCAGCCTCTAGATGCAATTGTTATCAAAGGCCTAAATGTGACTCTATTCATCATACTTTTAGTGAAGATGAGGCTGCTTGTAATCTGTGGAAGAAGTTTGGTATGCCTTTGGGTATTAGACATCAAAAATGGTCTGTTAAGAGGATTCTTCAAGAGTGGTAGGAGGTGAAGCCTAATAACAACATTCATATGCTTCTGCTACATATTATtcctattattattttttgggaaATCTGGAAAAGCTAGACCTCTTGCAAGTTTAGAGATAAAAAAAGATTTATGCTAATCAATATGGAGCAGAAGGTTAGCTGGACAATTCAAGCAGCTGTGACAGTTGCCTTTCCTAACTGCAAACTTAATTGGCCTTGGGTGAAAGTCTGTGAAGAGGTGGAGAGGATGCAACCAATAATGAAGTACTGGACGGTCACATGGACTAAACCAATAGGAGATATGGTGAAAGTAAATACATATGGTAGTTTTATGGACACTAGGAGAGCAGGTATAAGAGGGGTGGTAAGAGACTCTAATGGAGATCTCCTCATGGCTTTCTCAATACCTGTTCAATGTAAAAGCAACAACGAGGTCGAAGCTGTGGCAACTAAAATTGGTGGTGAATGGTGTATACAACTAGGCTACACCAGATTTCATCTAGAGCTTGATTCTCTGATCGTGGCCAACATGATTACAGAAGGATGTACCAAGAATGTAAAGATGGAGCAGATCATCAGAGATGCCAAAAGAAGTATCACCCAAGTAGAAGTTGTGGTCTCTCACTGCTATAGAGAAGCCAATCAGGTTGTTGACGCGTTAGTCAAAAGAGCTGCAATCTCTGGCAACAATTCCTATTTCTACAATTTTCAGAATCTCCCTAAAGAAGCTAGAGGTCCTTTCCTACTAGATAAATGGCAATTACCTAGTATAAGAAGTAGACATGACAAAGTTAATTTTTTTGTAAGCTAATTCATTTAGTTTTTCTCATGGAAGAGTAGTTGTAAATTTCTCCGTCTTCCATGGGTTTTTTGAAGACTGTCTTTGCAACAGTCTTGTGTATATGGAAGGTCAGGTCTATGCCCCTCTTCTTTTGTCATCTTTACCTTCTATATACATGGTAGGGGTCAAGCCAAACCCCCAACATCTCAGGAACCTTTCTCTAGGTGATGgcttaaaggaaaaaaaaaggtggCGAATAACTTCTTCTCGCGGAAAGGAGGCTGATGATGAATATTCCGGTTTAATCACCAGGCATTGTATGTCGGATTTATTAACGGTAAAGTTCTTCTGTTCTACTAATAG
Proteins encoded in this window:
- the LOC142167863 gene encoding uncharacterized protein LOC142167863, with translation MEQKVSWTIQAAVTVAFPNCKLNWPWVKVCEEVERMQPIMKYWTVTWTKPIGDMVKVNTYGSFMDTRRAGIRGVVRDSNGDLLMAFSIPVQCKSNNEVEAVATKIGGEWCIQLGYTRFHLELDSLIVANMITEGCTKNVKMEQIIRDAKRSITQVEVVVSHCYREANQVVDALVKRAAISGNNSYFYNFQNLPKEARGPFLLDKWQLPSIRSRHDKVNFFVS